One Fusarium poae strain DAOMC 252244 chromosome 4, whole genome shotgun sequence DNA window includes the following coding sequences:
- a CDS encoding hypothetical protein (BUSCO:8932at5125) — MTEKPASLSTQFAAPSQIAPVPLGATPRDDAARPADGAEEEPYTIKCICNFSDDDGNTIYCETCDTWQHIDCFYPDNREEAIREDFAHSCAECKPRPLDRQKAIERTLRLKNGAVGDERTDKRTKRPPSKNHKKRSKPADLPTNGHLSPQENGKHNNPGDQHPPPKKAKHRSSQSVSSQAPKRSPSYGNGRSNTVHPPSPATTPPDLPEDFQIHQYSQGFYNLYNARDVPDSHNNAFASLAIPTALSRWLRDPNTMRSEVGRHHSEVFQKSPTNLEANKPELEVGDTTRTLDDGKALRWRFLKSSTPIEKDVPLVELNGAIGFQKDYCADPANLWADLSSPLPFVFFHPVLPLYIDTRQEGSLARYVRRSCKPNAQLDTYLSDESEYHFWIVSDRHISANEQITLPWDFRLEKSVDARWLHLLGLSDDDSSSNAEMPVDDTEYMAISNWMSRILSEYGGCACDLDNNCAFARFHRQYLYVKQQVRGPTKKKQRKSKTQAISPTSTGQTITSRATSEGHVDEGADNDNRSQSGSLRSKPPSRDLTPLRQGSFDQLGILTEPTDRDKRKVAMVEDTFRRMEQQQPPRKKKRVSDGTCSTSSKPKHRNGSVASHGNYVDAGTCRSHSGSPTSTSPHILQRPSMPTQALAVPSRESSATPRGVYCDAATQTDPVEGAWFSEPSRSPRPKKRIIPLSKRLLNSRHKVKTDEEDQRRRSSVSQASNDIAMEVDSPMDHVPAIKRSDSELPPLFPASGDVSMTDASSPATTPVLGSAASETFAKTKTPDLRVQLPPVPSFDSTGLGIHSVTTPQPGAVTHSPLSNPLPSPFAPPAVNGIAAHPSPVKKKLSLSDYTKSRMNKTAGKTAGGHAVLKPSISSPEDTKVDIVIDSPSIEKPTESMIMAPVAATNGSL, encoded by the coding sequence ATGACCGAAAAACCGGCGTCGCTGTCTACGCAGTTCGCGGCTCCTAGTCAGATCGCTCCTGTTCCGCTGGGCGCAACACCCAGGGACGACGCTGCTCGACCAGCGGACGGAGCGGAAGAGGAACCATACACAATAAAGTGTATATGTAACTTttctgacgatgatggaAATACCATTTATTGCGAGACGTGTGATACCTGGCAGCATATCGATTGTTTTTACCCCGACAATCGAGAAGAGGCAATCCGTGAGGACTTTGCTCATTCTTGTGCAGAatgcaaaccccgacctctCGATCGTCAGAAGGCTATCGAGCGTACTCTTCGCCTCAAAAATGGAGCTGTAGGAGACGAGCGTACTGACAAAAGAACGAAGCGACCTCCCTCCAAAAACCACAAGAAGAGATCAAAGCCCGCCGATCTACCAACAAATGGCCACCTTAGCCCCCAAGAGAATGGAAAACATAACAATCCCGGCGACCAACACCCTCCACCCAAAAAGGCGAAACACCGCTCTTCACAATCCGTCAGCTCCCAAGCCCCCAAACGAAGCCCTTCTTACGGAAATGGCCGATCAAATACTGTCCATCCTCCAAGCCCTGCTACCACCCCACCAGACCTACCCGAAGATTTCCAAATTCACCAATACTCCCAAGGGTTTTACAACTTGTACAATGCAAGAGATGTCCCCGATTCACACAACAATGCCTTCGCTAGTCTCGCTATTCCCACGGCGTTATCTCGCTGGCTTCGCGACCCCAATACGATGAGGAGTGAAGTTGGCAGACACCATTCGGAGGTTTTTCAAAAATCACCCACCAACCTGGAAGCGAATAAACCCGAGCTTGAAGTCGGTGATACCACAAGAACACTGGATGACGGCAAGGCTCTCAGATGGAGATTCCTGAAATCCAGCACACCAATTGAAAAGGACGTGCCTCTAGTGGAACTGAATGGTGCAATCGGTTTCCAAAAAGACTACTGCGCCGACCCAGCAAATCTCTGGGCTgacctctcctctcctctccccTTTGTTTTCTTCCACCCTGTCCTTCCGTTATATATCGACACACGACAAGAAGGTTCTCTAGCTCGCTACGTACGCAGGAGTTGCAAACCCAATGCACAACTGGACACATATCTTTCGGATGAAAGCGAATACCACTTCTGGATTGTCAGCGACAGGCACATATCTGCCAACGAGCAAATCACCCTGCCCTGGGACTTTCGCTTGGAGAAGAGTGTGGATGCTCGctggcttcatcttcttgggTTGAGTGATGACGACTCCTCTAGCAACGCAGAGATGCCCGTGGATGACACAGAGTATATGGCGATATCGAATTGGATGAGCCGGATTCTCTCGGAATATGGCGGCTGTGCGTGCGACCTGGATAACAACTGTGCGTTCGCACGCTTCCATCGCCAGTATCTCTATGTGAAGCAGCAAGTGCGTGGCCcgacgaagaagaaacaaagaaaGTCCAAAACACAGGCTATCTCGCCCACGAGTACAGGACAGACTATCACTAGCCGAGCCACGAGTGAAGGTCATGTCGACGAAGGTGCAGACAACGACAACAGATCACAGTCCGGCTCTCTTCGAAGCAAACCCCCGAGCCGTGATCTAACTCCTCTGAGACAGGGCTCTTTCGACCAGCTTGGTATCTTGACTGAGCCCACAGACCGGGACAAGCGGAAAGTTGCCATGGTAGAGGACACATTTCGTCGTATGGAGCAGCAACAGCCaccgagaaagaagaagcgtGTATCTGATGGTACATGTTCCACTTCCTCTAAGCCGAAGCACCGCAATGGCTCAGTGGCATCCCACGGTAATTACGTTGATGCTGGGACATGTAGAAGTCATTCTGGATCACCGACCAGCACTTCCCCGCACATTCTTCAGAGACCGTCGATGCCCACGCAGGCCCTTGCCGTCCCTTCTCGCGAATCATCAGCAACACCCAGAGGAGTATACTGCGATGCCGCGACACAAACCGACCCCGTCGAAGGTGCCTGGTTCAGCGAGCCTAGCCGGTCTCCACGACCGAAGAAACGCATTATTCCGCTTTCGAAGCGTTTGCTTAATAGCCGCCATAAAGTTAAAACTGACGAAGAGGATCAACGAAGACGATCCTCGGTTAGCCAAGCGTCCAATGACATTGCGATGGAAGTTGACTCGCCTATGGATCATGTTCCGGCGATCAAACGATCAGATTCCGAGCTACCACCTTTGTTTCCTGCGTCTGGAGATGTCTCGATGACGGATGCCTCGTCGCCAGCTACGACCCCTGTTCTAGGTTCAGCAGCGAGTGAGACGTttgcaaaaacaaaaactcCAGACTTAAGGGTCCAATTGCCTCCCGTACCGTCGTTCGATAGTACTGGACTGGGAATCCACAGTGTAACAACTCCCCAACCTGGGGCTGTCACACATTCGCCTCTTTCAAACCCTTTACCGAGTCCCTTCGCACCCCCAGCGGTTAACGGCATAGCTGCTCATCCCAGTCCAGTAAAGAAGAAACTCAGCCTCAGTGACTACACAAAAAGTCGGATGAACAAGACTGCTGGCAAGACTGCTGGCGGTCACGCTGTCCTCAAACCCTCCATCTCAAGCCCTGAGGACACAAAGGTTGACATAGTAATCGACTCACCCTCGATCGAGAAGCCCACAGAGAGCATGATCATGGCTCCTGTTGCCGCGACAAATGGCTCTTTATAA
- the VMA7 gene encoding H(+)-transporting V1 sector ATPase subunit F (BUSCO:55681at5125), with the protein MASQADYKDRQFLAVIGDEDSVTGLLLAGIGHVTTGADAQKNFLVVDGKTDTSAIEAAFDRFTEDRKDIGIVLINQHIAERIRHRIDTYTAAFPAVLEIPSKDHPYDPEKDSVLRRVRRLFGE; encoded by the exons ATGGCTTCGCAAGCAGACTACAAAGATCGCCAGTTCCTGGCTGTTATTGGCGACGAA GACTCTGTAActggtcttcttcttgctggaATCGGA CATGTAACCACAGGTGCCGATGCTCAGAAGAACTTTCTCGTTGTCGACGGCAAGACCGACACATCTGCCATCGAGGCTGCGTTCGACCGATTCACTGAGGACCGAAAGGATATTGGCATCGTGCTCATTAACCAACAT ATCGCGGAGCGAATTCGACACCGTATCGATACCTACACTGCGGCTTTCCCTGCTGTCCTAGAGATTCCTAGCAAAGATCACCCCTATGACCCTGAGAAGGATAGTGTGTTGAGGCGAGTGCGACGCCTGTTTGGAGAGTAA
- a CDS encoding hypothetical protein (TransMembrane:9 (n14-25c29/30o39-61i82-104o143-162i174-190o210-228i235-255o275-293i305-323o430-448i)~BUSCO:23000at5125) — protein sequence MTVTATTSLSRPEILTLSTISGASCAVLANTLHGDGEPLIASLALSFLGFSLCFAMIRWLGPTFMRAGFRGRDMSKLQRTEIPECMGAVCAAVYLLSIIVFIPFPFYKDIVAATSGGGNRDVVVELEQVSQGRFLHKFPHNKLASFLSAIISLQTIAFLGIGDDLFDIRWRHKWWIPGIASIPLLVVYFVDFDVTSIVLPLQLQPYFGELFDLGALYYVYMACVAMFCPQSINMLAGINGIEVSQCVVVAILLAFNDCLYLFTPYPHPATDSHLFSLYFLLPWIGVSCALLCHNWYPAKVFVGDTYCYFSGMVFAVVGILGHFSKTLGLLLVPQIFNFLYSCPQVFGLIPCPRHRLPHFNARSGLLEPSVTPWSAERQPHPLVARGLHLLGQLRLVKVTVDENGQFVETSNFTILNLWLVWRGPLREDRLALEVTTLQLVVGLFGLFVRHRLALLVFKEDNWGTIAQ from the exons ATGACTGTCACAGCGACAACGTCACTCTCTCGTCCCGAGATTCTCACTCTCTCAACCATCTCGGGCGCATCCTGCGCTGTTCTCGCAAACACCCTCCACGGCGATGGCGAACCTCTCATTGCATCACTGGCTCTCTCCTTTCTTGGCTTCTCGCTATGCTTCGCCATGATCCGCTGGCTAGGCCCTACCTTTATGCGTGCCGGCTTCCGTGGTCGCGACATGAGCAAGCTGCAGCGCACTGAGATTCCAGAATGTATGGGCGCTGTGTGTGCAGCTGTCTATCTTCTCAGCATAATTGTCTTCATTCCATTCCCCTTCTACAAGGATATTGTCGCGGCTACTAGTGGTGGCGGAAATCGTGATGTCGTGGTTGAGCTTGAGCAGGTCAGCCAGGGGCGTTTTCTGCACAAGTTTCCTCATAACAAG CTTGCCTCATTTCTGAGCGCCATCATCTCTCTTCAGACAATTGCCTTTTTGGGCATTGGTGATGATCTCTTTGACATCCGTTGGCGACACAAGTGGTGGATTCCTGGTATTGCCTCGATCCCCCTTCTGGTCGTCTACTTTGTCGACTTCGACGTCACATCCATCGTTCTGCCTCTCCAGCTCCAACCTTATTTTGGTGAGCTCTTTGACCTGGGCGCACTCTACTATGTTTACATGGCATGCGTGGCCATGTTCTGCCCGCAAAGCATCAACATGCTTGCTGGCATCAACGGTATTGAAGTTTCACAGTGCGTCGTCGTCGCCATCCTTCTCGCATTCAACGATTGCCTGTACCTCTTCACACCCTACCCGCACCCTGCGACTGATTCTCACTTATTCTCTCTCTACTTTCTTTTGCCGTGGATCGGCGTCTCATGCGCCTTGCTCTGCCACAACTGGTACCCCGCCAAGGTCTTTGTCGGTGACACGTACTGTTACTTCTCAGGCATGgtctttgctgttgttggtatCCTCGGCCATTTCTCAAAGACGCTTGGGCTCCTTCTCGTTCCCCAAATATTCAACTTTCTTTACTCATGCCCTCAGGTCTTCGGTCTTATTCCTTGCCCGCGCCACCGACTTCCTCACTTCAACGCTCGGAGTGGCCTTCTCGAGCCCTCTGTGACTCCTTGGTCTGCTGAACGACAGCCGCACCCACTGGTCGCACGCGGGCTCCATCTCCTCGGTCAGCTACGACTCGTAAAGGTGACCGTTGACGAAAACGGCCAGTTCGTCGAGACGAGTAACTTCACTATCCTGAACCTCTGGCTCGTTTGGCGTGGGCCTCTCCGTGAGGATCGGTTAGCTCTCGAAGTGACTACGCTCCAACTTGTTGTTGGTCTGTTTGGTCTGTTTGTGAGGCACCGTTTAGCACTACTGGTCTTTAAGGAAGACAACTGGGGAACTATTGCGCAGTGA
- a CDS encoding hypothetical protein (TransMembrane:12 (i61-86o98-119i188-206o226-245i257-277o307-327i334-357o377-407i428-448o454-479i486-507o513-531i)), translating to MISYNARNQRIEAWVNAAAEESEDAAPIDPEARDLHDQEKAQRIEHEDLCRENKQTYRGVVLLWLAWQSTGVVYGDIGTSPLYVFSSTFTEQPSWHDLVGALSIIIWSLTLIVTVKYCFIVLSADDDGQGGTFALYSLLSRYANIARTDPNGPERIVVRLDRETGADLAPAGRIARDFLERSRAAQSVLKIVGVLGVSMVVADSILTPAQSVLGAVQGIQVIRPDLGRPAIVGTSCAILVALFGLQFFGTSKIGTSFAPVVVVWLLYNLSISIYNLVLYDHTVLKAFSPHYAFTYLIRNETHGWKSLGGLLLAFTGVESLFADLGAFGKRAIQLSWLFLAFPCLLMTYCGQAAFISQDKTGLAYTNPFFRTVPESTLYFSIIIAVLAAVVASQALIVCSFQLISQLMRLSYFPHIKTVHTSRRFHDQIYMPLANWLLMIGTVVVTAVYNNTTSLGHAYGVCVIIVTFITTCMVSLVALVVWRIQSFVVLLGFLVFILLDGVYLSAALNKVPDGGWFALVLSFILSTFFMLWRWGKEQQWEAEQRDMVDPSEFVLSSRSTSRNNSIARGMSGDGSMRSIRFRLSPEFGGGQVMTAPGLGIFFDKVGGTGDHIPKVFTQFIRKFQTRPQVIVFFHMRSLSQPTVPSDQRFVIARVTTKIPSCYRIVLRHGYMDDILTPNLAPIIVNELMTFITRGPFPPDENDMPPEFRGELEALRAAEEAQTVYLMGKQTMRVQEAEKMGFTKFFRRIALEAFLWVRENSRTKLANLNINPDNLVEVGFVKEI from the exons ATGATCTCTTACAATGCCCGCAACCAGAGAATAGAAGCCTGGGTCAATGCGGCTGCTGAGGAAagcgaagacgcagcccccATCGATCCTGAAGCCCGCGACTTGCACGACCAGGAAAAGGCACAGCGCATCGAACATGAGGATTTATGTCGCGAGAACAAACAG ACGTACAGAGGCGTTGTGTTATTATGGCTCGCCTGGCAAAGCACCGGTGTCGTCTATGGCGACATCGGCACTAGCCCTCTCTATGTTTTCAGTTCGACATTCACCGAACAGCCGTCATGGCACGACCTCGTGGGCGCCCTTTCAATAATTATATGGTCCCTCACGCTCATAGTGACGGTTAAATATTGCTTTATCGTACTATCAGCCGACGACGACGGACAGGGAGGCACCTTTGCCCTATACTCGCTACTTTCCCGATACGCCAACATTGCACGTACAGATCCTAATGGCCCAGAGAGAATCGTCGTGCGCCTAGACCGCGAAACAGGCGCCGACTTGGCGCCGGCTGGAAGAATAGCCCGCGACTTTTTGGAAAGAAGTCGGGCTGCCCAGAGCGTCCTCAAGATTGTTGGTGTATTGGGAGTTTCCATGGTTGTCGCCGACAGCATCCTGACACCCGCTCAGTCTGTGCTGGGTGCCGTCCAAGGAATCCAAGTTATCCGACCTGACCTTGGTAGACCTGCCATTGTGGGAACCTCTTGCGCAATCCTTGTCGCGCTCTTCGGACTGCAGTTCTTTGGCACTTCTAAAATCGGCACCTCTTTTGCTCCCGTCGTTGTGGTCTGGCTTCTCTACAACTTGTCCATCAGCATATACAATCTCGTTCTTTACGACCACACCGTGCTCAAGGCCTTCAGTCCACACTACGCCTTTACGTATCTGATACGGAACGAAACTCACGGCTGGAAGTCACTCGGCGGGTTGCTACTTGCGTTTACTGGTGTCGAGTCACTTTTCGCAGACTTGGGTGCTTTTGGAAAGCGAGCTATTCAGCTATCCTGGTTATTTTTGGCCTTCCCGTGCTTGCTCATGACATATTGCGGACAAGCAGCTTTCATCTCACAGGACAAGACCGGACTGGCATACACGAACCCCTTTTTCCGCACCGTCCCTGAAAGCACATTGTACTTCAGCATCATCATTGCCGTTCTTGCGGCCGTTGTCGCTAGTCAAGCTTTGATAGTTTGTTCGTTCCAACTCATCTCGCAGCTCATGAGACTAAGTTACTTTCCTCATATAAAAACAGTCCACACCAGCCGTCGATTTCACGACCAAATCTACATGCCGCTTGCGAACtggttgttgatgattggGACTGTGGTAGTGACGGCTGTTTACAACAAC ACAACAAGCTTAGGACACGCTTATGGAGTGTGTGTGATAATTGTCACCTTCATCACGACCTGCATGGTAAGCTTGGTGGCGCTTGTTGTCTGGCGAATACAATCTTTCGTCGTGTTACTAGGATTCCTCGTATTTATACTACTCGATGGTGTATATCTGAGTGCAGCACTGAATAAGGTTCCCGACGGTGGTTGGTTTGCGCTGGTTTTGTCCTTCATCCTTAGTACGTTCTTCATGCTTTGGCGATGGGGCAAAGAGCAACAATGGGAGGCAGAGCAGAGGGATATGGTCGACCCTTCGGAATTCGTGCTATCATCTCGGAGCACTTCACGCAACAACTCGATTGCTAGAGGCATGTCTGGCGATGGCTCGATGCGGTCGATACGATTCAGGCTTTCACCAGAGTTTGGAGGTGGGCAAGTGATGACTGCTCCAGGTCTCGGAATCTTTTTTGACAAAGTTGGAGGCACCGGCGATCATATCCCCAAAGTCTTTACACAGTTCATACGGAAGTTTCAGACGCGACCGCAGGTTATTGTTTTCTTCCATATGCGTTCGCTATCGCAGCCTACAGTGCCATCCGACCAGCGCTTCGTCATTGCTCGAGTCACAACCAAAATCCCTTCTTGTTACCGGATCGTACTTAGACATGGCTACATGGACGATATTCTTACACCCAACCTGGCACCAATCATTGTTAACGAGTTGATGACTTTTATTACCAGAGGTCCATTCCCGCCCGACGAGAATGACATGCCACCAGAGTTTCGGGGTGAGCTAGAAGCGCTTCGGGCCGCGGAGGAAGCGCAGACTGTCTACCTGATGGGCAAGCAGACCATGAGGGTACAAGAGGCGGAAAAGATGGGATTCACAAAGTTTTTCCGCCGAATAGCGCTGGAAGCATTCTTATGGGTCCGCGAGAATTCGCGAACCAAGCTCGCCAACCTTAACATTAACCCAGATAATCTGGTTGAGGTGGGTTTTGTCAAGGAAATTTGA
- the NPC2 gene encoding Phosphatidylglycerol/phosphatidylinositol transfer protein produces MRSATTFVDCKAVRHQSPAVFGQSLRQKVEHQSHDAFNTKPFAVRHSTLITIFHHFTRLSSNIFDYFASFRKRLKVQKSFESRKSPGAMRFSTVTACLTACLAPAAALSVLNGKAPELTISDDLKIPGDSPLEFCPGDHAADLIKIDRVDLSPNPPKAGQELLIKAKGSVKQKIEEGAYVLLTVKYGLIRLISTKADLCEQIGNVDLKCPVEKGEVEVTKSVDLPAEIPSGKYTVLADVFTADDVQITCLTATVTFSRSSKGFFGSDL; encoded by the exons ATGCGGTCCGCGACTACTTTTGTAGACTGCAAGGCGGTAAGGCATCAATCCCCAGCCGTTTTTGGCCAGTCACTGAGACAAAAGGTGGAGCATCAGTCCCATGACGCATTCAACACTAAGCCATTCGCCGTCCGCCATTCTACCTTGATAACGATCTTCCATCACTTCACACGACTTTCATCAAATATCTTCGACTACTTTGCATCATTTCGTAAACGATTAAAGGTCCAGAAATCATTTGAATCCCGAAAATCTCCAGGCGCTATGCGATTCTCTACTGTCACCGCCTGTCTGACTGCCTGTTTGGCGCCAGCAGCGGCTCTCAGTGTTCTCAATGGCAAAGCTCCTGAACTCACCATCAGCGACGACCTCAAGATTCCTGGCGATTCTCCTCTCGAGTTCTGTCCCGGAGACCACGCAGCCGATCTTATTAAGATTGACCGTGTTGATTTGTCTCCCAACCCTCCCAAGGC TGGCCAGGAACTCTtgatcaaggccaagggttCAGTTAAGCAGAAGATCGAAGAGGGCGCCTACGTCCTCTTGACCGTCAAGTATGGCCTCATCCGCCTCATCAGCACCAAGGCCGATCTCTGCGAGCAGATTGGCAATGTTGACCTCAAGTGTCCCGTCGAAAAGGGCGAGGTCGAGGTTACCAAGAGCGTAGACCTTCCTGCTGAGATTCCATCT GGCAAGTACACTGTGCTGGCCGATGTTTTCACTGCCGATGATGTACAGATTACATGTTTGACGGCAACTGTCACCTTCTCTCGTAGCAGCAAGGGTTTCTTTGGCAGCGATCTGTGA